In one window of Lacticaseibacillus casei DSM 20011 = JCM 1134 = ATCC 393 DNA:
- a CDS encoding glycosyltransferase has protein sequence MIYMVGENVFTFNSGTEFSQMQRLKAFKRNGIEAKLLVRNYNRFLYRDASRAGLAKDDYINMYDYFQGVVGLERKKQELRLLDSIPLTKYHVVGIDNNLTTIDLLGRTIAKIAVMPETVGLVGSIDYFDRFGNKELTEFWDWRGFKSMEQNYNPDETVAAQKFFDRQGHVVLEIVHMNKNGKLAPTLWKLMNYHGHDYAFDSEDSLFLFFMNEITKTTPGLMISDRRTLDAAVKQVAHATGTIAYIHEGDLFSEGEGKKKVPNHIYDEALDEQKPFNAVFFATREQAKSLSSKWPHLTIKSSPDTFAEVQADNQSEPEHPHLTYIGRLFPDKHIAELIDAFEQVHQARPDAELFLKGYFSDDDYHHEITDKIHKKKLDDAVHLVNYSNDNHDILAKTTVFVSAAKSEAFGMNSLEAMAAGVPVVAYGCLFLKNNLLINDQNGLAVDNMTPSNLGKAALSVLQDEQLYHRLQAGALKTAAQHSEKAFVDEWKSGLSEFL, from the coding sequence ATGATTTACATGGTTGGCGAAAATGTCTTCACTTTTAACTCCGGCACTGAATTCTCCCAGATGCAGCGGCTCAAGGCTTTTAAACGCAACGGGATTGAAGCAAAGTTGTTGGTGCGAAACTATAACCGATTCTTATATCGCGATGCTTCCCGAGCTGGCTTGGCCAAAGATGACTACATCAATATGTATGACTATTTTCAAGGAGTTGTTGGCCTTGAACGCAAAAAGCAGGAGCTCCGCTTGCTGGATTCCATTCCGTTGACGAAATACCACGTTGTCGGCATCGATAACAATTTGACAACGATTGATCTTCTGGGTCGAACCATTGCCAAGATTGCTGTTATGCCGGAAACCGTGGGCTTGGTTGGCAGCATCGATTATTTTGATCGATTTGGTAATAAGGAACTGACTGAGTTCTGGGATTGGCGCGGGTTCAAATCGATGGAGCAGAATTACAATCCTGACGAAACGGTTGCTGCCCAGAAGTTCTTCGATCGGCAGGGCCATGTGGTGCTGGAAATCGTGCACATGAACAAGAATGGCAAGCTGGCGCCGACGCTCTGGAAATTAATGAACTATCACGGTCATGACTACGCGTTTGATTCTGAAGACAGCTTGTTCCTGTTCTTCATGAACGAAATTACCAAGACAACGCCGGGACTCATGATTTCGGATCGGCGGACACTTGATGCAGCCGTGAAGCAGGTGGCGCATGCAACAGGGACCATTGCTTATATTCATGAAGGTGATCTGTTTAGTGAAGGTGAAGGCAAGAAGAAAGTACCTAACCATATTTACGACGAAGCACTGGACGAACAAAAGCCATTCAATGCCGTCTTCTTCGCCACCCGCGAACAGGCTAAGAGCCTGAGTTCTAAGTGGCCGCATTTAACGATTAAGTCATCACCGGACACATTTGCTGAAGTACAAGCCGATAATCAGTCAGAGCCTGAGCATCCACATTTAACCTATATCGGTCGGCTTTTCCCAGACAAACACATTGCTGAGTTGATTGATGCATTCGAACAGGTCCACCAAGCCCGTCCGGACGCCGAATTGTTCCTTAAAGGTTATTTCTCCGATGATGATTACCATCACGAGATTACCGATAAGATTCACAAGAAAAAGCTCGATGATGCCGTTCACTTGGTCAATTACAGCAATGACAATCACGACATTTTGGCGAAAACCACCGTGTTTGTTTCAGCGGCAAAGTCGGAGGCTTTTGGGATGAACAGTCTTGAAGCGATGGCGGCCGGAGTACCGGTTGTCGCGTATGGCTGCCTCTTCCTGAAGAACAACCTTTTGATCAATGATCAGAACGGATTGGCCGTCGACAACATGACGCCAAGCAATTTGGGCAAGGCGGCACTTTCGGTATTGCAAGATGAGCAGCTGTATCACCGGTTACAGGCTGGCGCGTTGAAGACCGCAGCCCAACACTCAGAAAAAGCATTTGTTGATGAATGGAAATCAGGGCTTTCTGAATTTCTTTAA
- a CDS encoding LPXTG cell wall anchor domain-containing protein, protein MTPVVPVPALVKLIVLQPTTHEYASAASSSASEAGSYADNAKSSASDATGQSSTADKHASTAASAASEYPKDSGIQSYANAAKSAAAQADSNASMANSAATAGSTAASDASDQAKTAASADTDASTAASTANSAASAAGSASKAGDSKAAASYSAAARAAADTAKSAESVVSAAAGKAASDDSLASSAAKAAAGYDKAASDQASIASSADAKASSAAKDADSASSAASSAAKDGNSSAASAFSSAASAASSSAKSAESQASNAASAAASDDSVASSAASAASTDNSVASSAASTASSAASAAEKSAADKSAASSSASGASSSASGADSSSTATSSYASNANSSASEASSYASNASSSASEATSHASSASSQASAASSAASNYPSDSGIKSDASTASSAASTANSAASHANSESSTASSAASDASNQASIASSADSVASSAASTANSAASAASSAANSGDSSAASSYSSAASSAASTASSAESTASSAASAAASDDSTASSAASAASSDNSVASSAESTASSAASAAASSAASHHVLPDTGGNGSSSSSSSSSAAGGNGGNGSGAQPGNGGNGGNSANGGGSSSQTGNGSSNTLPTTGGTTGQTGSSSENGNSGKHTLPQTGEASDQDAPVLGLLMVSLMGLFGLAGTRRRKDDKASK, encoded by the coding sequence GTGACGCCAGTGGTGCCAGTTCCAGCGCTAGTCAAGCTGATAGTGCTTCAACCCACAACGCATGAATATGCGAGTGCTGCAAGTTCAAGCGCCAGTGAAGCTGGTTCCTATGCAGACAATGCAAAGTCCAGTGCCAGTGATGCCACGGGTCAGTCAAGCACAGCCGACAAACATGCAAGTACAGCTGCCTCAGCTGCTTCTGAGTATCCAAAGGATAGCGGGATCCAGTCGTATGCGAATGCGGCCAAGAGTGCTGCTGCTCAAGCAGATAGTAATGCAAGCATGGCCAATAGTGCTGCCACAGCTGGATCAACTGCTGCCAGTGATGCCAGTGACCAAGCGAAGACAGCTGCCAGTGCTGATACAGATGCAAGTACTGCTGCAAGTACTGCAAACAGTGCTGCCAGTGCTGCGGGCAGCGCATCCAAGGCTGGTGACAGTAAGGCTGCCGCTAGTTACTCTGCTGCTGCCCGTGCTGCTGCAGACACTGCCAAGAGTGCTGAGTCCGTTGTCAGTGCTGCCGCGGGCAAAGCAGCTTCCGATGATTCATTAGCATCATCTGCTGCTAAAGCTGCGGCTGGTTATGACAAAGCTGCCAGTGACCAAGCAAGCATCGCTTCGAGTGCGGATGCTAAAGCAAGTAGCGCAGCCAAAGATGCTGATAGTGCATCCAGTGCCGCATCCAGTGCAGCGAAGGATGGTAACAGCAGTGCTGCCAGTGCCTTCTCTAGCGCCGCAAGTGCTGCCTCGAGCAGTGCCAAGAGTGCCGAGAGTCAAGCAAGCAATGCCGCAAGTGCTGCAGCTTCTGATGATTCGGTAGCTTCCAGTGCCGCAAGCGCTGCAAGCACTGACAATTCGGTAGCATCCAGTGCTGCAAGTACTGCAAGCAGCGCGGCTAGTGCAGCTGAAAAGTCTGCTGCCGATAAGTCTGCTGCCAGTTCCAGTGCTAGTGGTGCCAGTTCCAGTGCAAGTGGTGCTGATAGCTCATCGACAGCAACTTCGAGCTATGCAAGCAACGCCAACTCTAGCGCCAGTGAAGCCAGCTCATATGCAAGCAACGCTAGTTCCAGTGCTAGTGAAGCAACAAGCCATGCAAGCAGCGCTTCGAGTCAAGCAAGTGCCGCATCGTCAGCTGCTTCTAACTACCCAAGTGATAGTGGGATCAAGTCTGATGCAAGCACGGCTTCCAGCGCCGCAAGTACCGCAAACAGCGCGGCTAGTCACGCCAATAGCGAATCATCGACTGCTTCGTCAGCTGCAAGTGATGCAAGCAATCAGGCAAGCATTGCTTCAAGCGCTGATTCAGTTGCAAGCAGTGCAGCAAGTACCGCAAACAGCGCCGCGAGTGCTGCATCCAGTGCCGCTAACTCTGGTGACAGCAGTGCCGCAAGCAGCTATTCCAGTGCCGCAAGTTCCGCAGCAAGCACTGCATCTAGCGCTGAAAGTACTGCAAGCAGTGCTGCAAGTGCTGCTGCTTCCGATGACTCAACAGCTTCCAGTGCCGCAAGTGCTGCAAGCTCAGATAACTCGGTAGCCTCCAGTGCTGAAAGTACTGCAAGCAGTGCCGCAAGCGCCGCAGCAAGCTCAGCCGCAAGTCACCACGTCTTACCTGATACCGGTGGCAACGGCTCATCGTCCAGCAGCTCATCATCAAGTGCAGCTGGTGGTAACGGTGGCAACGGCAGTGGCGCGCAGCCAGGCAACGGTGGCAATGGTGGCAACTCCGCTAATGGTGGAGGTTCATCATCGCAAACCGGAAATGGTAGCAGCAACACGTTGCCAACAACCGGTGGTACAACGGGTCAGACAGGTTCATCATCGGAAAACGGTAATAGTGGCAAACACACATTGCCGCAAACCGGTGAGGCAAGCGATCAAGATGCTCCTGTTCTCGGTCTGCTTATGGTCAGTCTGATGGGATTGTTCGGCCTTGCAGGAACCAGACGTCGCAAGGATGACAAAGCATCAAAGTAA
- a CDS encoding MFS transporter, whose amino-acid sequence MTKKAPSHARLIVGIGIAWLFDAMDVGMLSFVIAALHKEWQLSTVEMGWIGSVSSIGMAFGAILFGMMADRFGRKAILILTLLVFSIGSGISAFATGYGIFLVLRFIIGAGLGGELPVASTLVSESVPVEKRGRSVVLLESFWAAGWLLAAIISYFIMPVWGWRVAVFATGLAGLYAFYFREGINESRAFKKVARPSLIKTLTTLWHPPYVRSTIMLWIVWFMVVFSYYGMFLWLPSVMVLKGFSLINSFGYVLIMTLAQLPGYFVAAWLIEKWGRKLVLSLFLLGTAASALAFGMATSLPMLLTAGMLLSFFNLGAWGALYAYSPEQYPTIVRSSGSGMAAGIGRIGGIVGPLLVGHLLGANWSVTSIFAIFTASILIAIVAIVFLGQETMGVKLVDSIETAPSKS is encoded by the coding sequence ATGACAAAAAAAGCACCGAGTCATGCGCGGTTGATCGTCGGCATTGGCATTGCCTGGCTGTTTGACGCGATGGATGTGGGCATGCTGAGTTTCGTTATCGCAGCCTTACATAAGGAATGGCAACTAAGTACTGTTGAAATGGGGTGGATCGGCAGCGTCAGTTCGATCGGCATGGCGTTTGGCGCCATTTTGTTCGGAATGATGGCCGATCGTTTTGGCCGCAAAGCTATCCTCATTCTCACACTATTGGTCTTTTCGATTGGAAGCGGCATTTCCGCTTTTGCAACGGGTTATGGTATTTTTCTTGTTTTACGCTTTATCATCGGCGCCGGGCTTGGCGGCGAGCTGCCAGTGGCTTCTACGCTGGTCTCCGAAAGTGTGCCGGTCGAGAAACGCGGCCGTAGCGTTGTATTGTTAGAAAGCTTCTGGGCGGCCGGCTGGTTACTAGCAGCCATTATCTCTTACTTCATCATGCCAGTCTGGGGCTGGCGCGTTGCCGTTTTCGCGACCGGTTTAGCCGGCCTATACGCCTTCTACTTCCGCGAAGGCATCAACGAATCACGCGCCTTCAAAAAGGTTGCCCGCCCAAGCTTGATCAAAACGCTCACGACACTCTGGCATCCGCCTTACGTGCGCTCAACCATCATGCTGTGGATTGTCTGGTTCATGGTCGTCTTCTCCTATTACGGCATGTTCCTTTGGCTGCCAAGTGTAATGGTGCTTAAAGGCTTCAGCCTCATTAATAGCTTCGGTTATGTGCTGATCATGACGTTAGCACAATTGCCCGGTTATTTTGTAGCCGCATGGTTAATCGAAAAATGGGGCCGTAAGCTCGTCTTAAGCCTGTTTCTCCTCGGCACTGCCGCCAGTGCACTGGCCTTCGGAATGGCAACGAGTCTGCCAATGCTATTAACTGCCGGTATGTTGCTCTCATTCTTCAACCTTGGTGCATGGGGTGCCCTCTACGCCTACTCACCGGAACAATACCCAACCATCGTCCGCAGCAGCGGCTCAGGCATGGCAGCCGGCATCGGCCGCATCGGCGGTATTGTCGGTCCCCTGCTTGTCGGCCACCTGTTAGGCGCCAACTGGTCAGTCACCAGCATCTTTGCCATTTTTACCGCATCCATCCTCATCGCTATCGTCGCCATTGTCTTTTTGGGACAGGAAACCATGGGGGTCAAGTTAGTTGATTCGATTGAGACAGCGCCGTCAAAGTCATAA
- a CDS encoding glycosyltransferase family 4 protein: MNYFINFGMPASKSGIEHAELKRKSLFDKHKEAYCFLLRDWSRDLHTNTANAGITDEHLINMFDYYQDTCHVDQAQLLPEEVDLGLKDLKYDDEYKRNRVLVSRADGRLAARINYVRETRQVVSTELFDGVENLYQVAFYDSRGFKSLIQWYTPDNKIGNEEWLTLDGRPVIKAFNKKGEDGKIKQTGWILTDRKGKRFQFDTIDAFFEHFINDVNESGENVFILDRSLLADEALIHLDKPAYTVMHLHNSHAGDAQRPMDSVMNNNYEYALVNGAKYSAFVSATKKQAVDVTKRFPYITKSFDIPVGIVRDDVLNRQRILSKNRIFGKVIAVARIAPEKNLDNLVRAIAIVHKQTPEVTLDLYGYPDATNNYAEKKKIEKTIKELSLEDVVTFKGYTENLESAYNTAQIFGLTSIMEGFDLSLLEAISHGVVGVTYDVNYGPNEIVEDGVNGYVTPYGDIKALAEKIQSLFADKDKMQQMSTNAYESAKRYSEENVWHKWQNLLQDAEKTEGGVAK, encoded by the coding sequence GTGAACTATTTCATCAACTTCGGTATGCCCGCTAGTAAATCCGGGATTGAGCATGCTGAACTTAAGCGCAAGAGTCTTTTTGATAAGCACAAGGAGGCCTACTGCTTTTTGCTGCGGGACTGGTCGCGGGATTTACATACAAATACAGCTAACGCAGGGATTACAGACGAACATCTGATTAACATGTTTGATTATTACCAGGACACCTGTCATGTTGATCAGGCTCAGCTTTTGCCTGAAGAGGTTGACTTAGGTCTTAAAGATCTTAAGTACGACGACGAGTATAAACGTAACCGCGTTTTGGTTTCTCGAGCTGATGGTCGGTTGGCTGCGCGAATTAACTATGTCCGTGAAACTAGACAGGTTGTTTCAACTGAACTTTTTGATGGCGTTGAAAACCTTTATCAGGTTGCATTTTATGATTCACGCGGGTTCAAGTCATTAATTCAGTGGTACACGCCAGACAACAAGATAGGCAATGAAGAGTGGCTGACATTGGATGGCCGCCCGGTGATTAAGGCATTTAACAAGAAAGGTGAGGACGGCAAAATTAAGCAAACCGGATGGATCCTGACCGATCGTAAAGGCAAACGTTTCCAGTTTGACACGATTGATGCGTTCTTTGAGCACTTCATCAATGACGTCAATGAAAGTGGCGAGAATGTCTTTATTTTAGATCGCTCGTTACTTGCGGATGAAGCCCTCATTCACTTAGACAAGCCGGCATATACAGTCATGCATCTGCACAATTCACATGCCGGCGATGCCCAGCGGCCGATGGATTCAGTTATGAATAACAACTACGAATACGCCTTAGTCAATGGTGCTAAGTATTCGGCCTTTGTATCGGCAACTAAGAAACAAGCCGTTGATGTTACGAAACGTTTTCCATATATCACCAAGTCCTTCGATATTCCGGTTGGTATTGTTCGGGATGATGTTCTCAATCGGCAACGCATTTTGTCCAAGAATCGTATTTTTGGCAAGGTCATTGCGGTTGCCAGAATTGCACCGGAAAAGAATCTGGATAACTTAGTCCGGGCGATTGCGATTGTGCATAAACAAACGCCAGAAGTGACGCTTGACCTGTATGGTTACCCCGACGCAACAAATAACTATGCGGAGAAGAAGAAGATCGAAAAGACGATTAAGGAACTGTCGCTAGAAGATGTCGTTACCTTCAAGGGTTATACGGAGAACCTGGAGAGCGCTTATAACACGGCACAGATTTTTGGCTTGACCTCGATCATGGAAGGCTTTGATCTCTCCCTGCTGGAAGCCATTTCGCACGGCGTTGTTGGTGTCACTTATGATGTCAATTACGGCCCGAACGAAATTGTCGAGGACGGTGTGAACGGCTATGTCACTCCGTATGGCGATATCAAGGCATTAGCCGAGAAGATTCAGTCGTTATTCGCTGATAAGGACAAAATGCAACAAATGAGCACCAACGCTTACGAGTCGGCTAAACGCTATTCGGAAGAAAACGTTTGGCACAAATGGCAAAATCTCCTACAAGACGCAGAAAAGACGGAAGGAGGTGTCGCGAAATGA
- a CDS encoding KxYKxGKxW signal peptide domain-containing protein, which yields MKKVKRTNVLVEKKRYKMFKSKKKWLIAPLFFLGVGLGTAFEPNEVKADVQTPSSSVYTEASSSGASSGQSSASSSQTSSVASSSQGSASVASASQGSSSVASASQGSKSDASASASSSSKSNASDGSASQGSSSSASDGKSSNSANSSSASLTSAAESAASASSASASSASAAKAAQSTLQQVQMQLIQAPALT from the coding sequence ATGAAAAAGGTAAAGAGAACGAATGTTTTGGTCGAGAAGAAACGATACAAGATGTTCAAGTCGAAGAAAAAGTGGTTAATTGCACCACTCTTCTTCCTTGGCGTCGGGTTGGGAACAGCCTTCGAACCAAACGAAGTTAAAGCTGATGTTCAAACGCCCAGCAGTTCCGTCTATACTGAAGCGTCTTCATCGGGAGCTAGTAGCGGCCAAAGTAGCGCCAGTAGCAGCCAAACCAGCAGCGTTGCAAGTTCTAGCCAAGGCAGTGCAAGCGTTGCGAGCGCCAGTCAAGGTAGCAGTAGCGTAGCCAGCGCCAGCCAGGGCAGTAAGAGCGATGCTAGCGCCAGTGCTTCAAGCAGCAGCAAGAGCAACGCCAGCGATGGCAGTGCTAGTCAAGGTAGCAGCAGTTCTGCCAGCGATGGTAAGAGCAGTAATAGCGCGAACAGCAGCAGTGCCAGTCTGACAAGTGCCGCTGAGAGTGCTGCCAGTGCATCAAGCGCCAGCGCAAGCAGTGCTAGTGCTGCAAAAGCTGCACAGAGCACACTGCAGCAAGTTCAGATGCAACTGATTCAGGCTCCAGCGTTGACGTAA
- the rplJ gene encoding 50S ribosomal protein L10, producing the protein MSEQAIAKKAELVKTISEQFKNATSAVVVDYLGLTVEQVTALRKELREAGVKMEVLKNTYLRRAADANGYEALDDVFKGPTAVAFSNDDPVAPARIMAKYADQFDALQIKGGIIENKVASLDTIMEMAKMPDREGLLSQLASVLQAPVRDFALVVKAVAEAKDEEPAA; encoded by the coding sequence ATGAGTGAACAAGCTATCGCAAAAAAAGCTGAACTCGTTAAGACGATTTCTGAACAATTCAAGAATGCTACCAGTGCTGTCGTTGTTGACTATCTGGGCTTAACGGTTGAGCAAGTAACCGCATTACGTAAGGAACTGCGCGAGGCCGGTGTCAAGATGGAAGTTCTGAAGAACACCTACCTGCGTCGTGCCGCTGATGCCAACGGTTACGAAGCATTGGACGATGTTTTCAAGGGCCCTACAGCCGTTGCCTTCTCCAATGACGATCCTGTTGCTCCGGCACGTATCATGGCCAAGTACGCTGACCAATTTGATGCATTGCAGATCAAGGGCGGCATCATCGAAAATAAAGTTGCTTCTTTGGACACCATTATGGAAATGGCCAAGATGCCAGATCGCGAAGGTCTGTTGTCGCAACTTGCTTCTGTCTTGCAGGCACCTGTCCGCGACTTTGCACTTGTTGTTAAAGCAGTTGCAGAAGCCAAAGACGAAGAACCTGCTGCATAA
- a CDS encoding MFS transporter encodes MPSKLKSLEPWQQNLAVLWLGTFIAGMGFSEVSPFISLYVDQLGNFTKGQLSIYSGITFGVTFMVVAIVSPLWGRLADRRGRKLMLLRSSFGMAIIIGACGFVHNVYALIALRFLQGLAAGYIPNASALIATETPKAKSGTAIGILTTGYVSGNLIGPILGGFLAQTFSIRLTFIITGALLLIVFVLSLTMVHEHYTPDPRLLKKEKRPGLLTQVSNPKAIMVLLISTAIIQLGNMSIYPIISLYVKELMHNVGPITVVAGIIAALPGISNLMAAPRLGQLGDRIGSGKILVSGLIFAVIMYIPQGIVGSIWALGFLRLMIGVSDGALFPTIQTLLSKLTPVSYTGTVFSWNQSAQAFGSMAGSLAGGFISNIFDYNGVFIFTALCLALDLVMVWTFIPHIWSSRPQQQE; translated from the coding sequence TTGCCAAGTAAACTTAAAAGTCTCGAACCATGGCAGCAAAATCTGGCTGTCTTATGGCTTGGTACCTTCATCGCCGGCATGGGCTTCAGTGAGGTCTCGCCGTTTATCTCATTATATGTCGACCAACTCGGCAATTTTACGAAAGGCCAACTCAGTATTTATTCCGGGATTACCTTTGGGGTTACCTTCATGGTCGTTGCCATTGTCAGTCCGCTTTGGGGCCGATTGGCTGATCGCCGCGGCCGTAAGCTCATGTTATTGCGTTCCAGTTTTGGCATGGCAATTATCATTGGCGCCTGCGGATTCGTGCACAATGTCTACGCGTTAATCGCGCTGCGTTTTCTGCAAGGACTGGCGGCAGGCTATATTCCTAATGCCAGCGCGTTAATTGCGACCGAAACCCCGAAAGCCAAAAGCGGAACGGCGATTGGCATTCTCACAACCGGTTATGTTTCCGGTAATTTAATCGGTCCGATTCTCGGCGGTTTTCTCGCCCAGACATTCTCGATTCGGCTGACCTTCATCATCACCGGCGCGTTGCTGCTGATCGTGTTTGTTCTAAGTCTCACGATGGTTCACGAACACTATACGCCTGATCCGCGCCTGTTGAAAAAGGAAAAACGGCCGGGGCTGCTTACCCAAGTCAGCAACCCTAAAGCGATTATGGTGCTCCTCATCTCAACCGCGATCATTCAGCTGGGCAACATGTCGATCTACCCGATTATCAGTCTTTACGTCAAAGAGTTAATGCACAACGTCGGGCCAATCACAGTTGTCGCCGGCATTATCGCAGCACTGCCCGGGATCTCGAACTTAATGGCGGCCCCGCGTTTAGGTCAGTTAGGTGACCGGATCGGTTCCGGCAAAATTCTGGTCAGTGGCCTGATCTTTGCCGTCATCATGTACATCCCTCAAGGCATTGTCGGCAGCATCTGGGCACTAGGCTTTCTCCGGCTCATGATCGGCGTCTCGGATGGCGCACTTTTCCCAACCATCCAGACCCTGCTTTCCAAACTGACACCGGTGAGCTATACCGGAACGGTTTTCAGTTGGAATCAAAGCGCTCAGGCATTTGGTTCCATGGCCGGATCACTGGCTGGTGGTTTTATCTCCAATATTTTCGACTACAACGGCGTTTTCATTTTTACCGCTTTGTGCCTAGCGCTTGATCTTGTGATGGTCTGGACGTTCATTCCGCACATCTGGTCCAGCCGCCCGCAGCAGCAGGAATAA
- a CDS encoding IS30 family transposase: MQKQDSTHRQKGQHLTSLERGKVAGFRQAGKSNRWIAAEIGVCPQTINNEIKRGTVDQVKKSNGKRVYHRQYLPEAAQARYETARLSCHRPDKFASVQVFLAWYVQRAKQDKWSPDASIGYAKRHKLFTPEELVCASTLYQYIDDQRLEIRNIDLLEKTKRKTSHQHHTKAKRLAGRSIEERPKVVERRRQFGHWETDTIVGKRNGKESVILTLIERKTRCQLLRLIEGRDADSVSYALRGIKREWGACIKTITADNGPEFTALNTAFAGTETEIFYAHPYTSCDRGTNEAHNRMIRQDFPKGMSLDDISPSQVQATQDRLNQLPRKQQGYCTPQQNFEAEARRVRRMAQ, translated from the coding sequence ATGCAGAAACAGGATAGCACACACCGCCAAAAAGGTCAGCACTTAACATCACTCGAGCGCGGAAAAGTGGCCGGATTCCGCCAAGCTGGGAAGTCCAATCGTTGGATTGCTGCTGAAATTGGCGTCTGCCCGCAGACCATTAATAATGAAATCAAGCGAGGTACAGTAGATCAGGTCAAGAAGAGTAATGGCAAGCGCGTCTACCATCGACAATACCTGCCAGAGGCTGCTCAGGCACGTTACGAGACTGCACGCTTGAGCTGCCATCGTCCTGACAAGTTCGCCAGCGTACAGGTCTTCTTAGCCTGGTACGTACAGCGAGCTAAGCAGGACAAATGGTCGCCGGATGCTTCAATCGGCTATGCCAAGCGGCACAAGCTGTTTACTCCTGAAGAGCTTGTTTGTGCCTCGACTTTGTACCAGTACATTGACGACCAACGCCTAGAGATTCGAAATATCGACCTGTTGGAGAAGACTAAGCGGAAGACCTCTCACCAGCACCACACCAAGGCTAAGCGCCTGGCTGGCCGCAGTATCGAGGAACGGCCTAAGGTCGTTGAACGACGCAGGCAGTTCGGTCACTGGGAGACGGATACCATTGTCGGTAAACGCAATGGCAAGGAGAGCGTCATCTTGACTCTGATTGAGCGCAAGACCCGTTGCCAACTTCTCCGCTTGATCGAAGGACGAGATGCAGACTCTGTGAGCTATGCATTGCGTGGAATCAAGCGCGAATGGGGAGCTTGCATCAAGACCATCACAGCCGACAACGGACCCGAGTTCACCGCCTTAAATACTGCTTTTGCTGGGACGGAAACTGAGATCTTCTACGCCCATCCTTACACGTCCTGCGACCGTGGCACCAACGAGGCACATAACCGGATGATCCGCCAGGACTTCCCTAAGGGCATGTCCCTAGATGACATTAGCCCTAGTCAAGTGCAGGCCACGCAAGACCGCTTGAATCAGTTGCCTCGCAAACAACAGGGCTACTGCACACCCCAGCAAAACTTTGAGGCCGAAGCTCGGCGCGTTCGCCGCATGGCCCAGTAG
- a CDS encoding pectate lyase-like adhesive domain-containing protein, with protein MANSAVSEINVKSSFVDDVSGADRQSYAYRPNLVINGNGNTIDFRKHWYELDAKANESESLTINDLTMYGYSYWGPVTIMGVNPNSGYDHSVTFNNVTYTGAQLMYGRTTKVYIDGKTTVNSVKSYISPFRAF; from the coding sequence ATGGCGAACTCAGCTGTCAGCGAGATCAATGTTAAGTCTAGTTTCGTTGATGACGTATCAGGTGCTGATCGACAGTCATATGCTTATCGCCCGAACCTTGTCATCAATGGTAACGGAAACACGATTGATTTTCGCAAACACTGGTACGAGCTAGATGCAAAGGCCAATGAGAGTGAAAGTCTTACGATCAATGACTTAACCATGTACGGCTACAGTTACTGGGGCCCGGTTACCATCATGGGGGTTAACCCTAACTCAGGCTATGATCATTCAGTGACCTTCAATAACGTCACCTATACTGGTGCCCAATTAATGTATGGGCGAACTACGAAGGTTTACATCGACGGAAAGACAACGGTTAATTCCGTAAAATCCTATATTTCACCGTTCCGCGCATTTTAG